From uncultured Desulfobacter sp., the proteins below share one genomic window:
- a CDS encoding phage holin family protein, with protein MLINLLILSVAVFLVANFLPGIQVKHFGTAVIVAIVYSLVNFFFGWLLIILSLPFIVITFGLFKLVINAVLLWITDKMLDDFQIKDFFTTFIAALCITLVDSVIKWAIA; from the coding sequence ATGTTGATCAACCTTCTGATTTTGAGCGTTGCGGTATTTTTGGTGGCTAATTTTTTACCCGGTATCCAGGTTAAACATTTTGGGACTGCCGTTATCGTGGCCATTGTCTACAGCCTGGTCAATTTTTTCTTTGGCTGGCTGCTGATTATTTTATCCCTTCCTTTTATAGTTATTACGTTTGGGCTGTTCAAGCTGGTGATCAATGCCGTGTTGCTGTGGATCACCGATAAAATGCTTGATGATTTTCAAATTAAAGATTTTTTCACAACATTTATAGCAGCCCTGTGTATTACCCTTGTTGATTCTGTGATCAAGTGGGCCATCGCATAA
- a CDS encoding phosphoglycerate mutase family protein — MTTIIEIAESMQQDAWKVINDTNIIQIWSSIGATINLVGSLKMGLLVNNRDIDFHIYTTPFKLSDSFSAMAKLAENRFIKTISYNNLLGAEDKCIEWHAFYEDKDGHSWQIDMIHILNESVYAGHFEKVAERISAVLTPEIRANILQIKNSIPIEKKVMGIQVYKAVIEHGIKDIDSFWQWREQNPDEGINGYPE, encoded by the coding sequence ATGACAACGATTATCGAAATTGCAGAATCAATGCAGCAAGATGCCTGGAAGGTCATTAACGACACAAATATTATTCAAATATGGTCTTCGATAGGAGCAACGATTAATTTAGTCGGGTCACTAAAAATGGGGCTGTTGGTAAATAATCGGGACATTGATTTTCATATTTATACGACACCATTCAAGCTTTCGGATAGTTTTTCCGCCATGGCCAAACTTGCAGAGAATAGATTTATTAAAACAATAAGTTACAATAATCTTCTTGGTGCAGAAGATAAATGCATTGAGTGGCATGCGTTTTACGAGGACAAAGATGGCCATTCCTGGCAAATTGATATGATTCATATTTTAAATGAATCTGTCTATGCCGGACATTTCGAAAAGGTTGCAGAACGGATCTCTGCAGTTTTAACGCCGGAGATTAGAGCCAATATTCTTCAAATCAAAAATAGTATTCCCATTGAAAAAAAGGTAATGGGCATCCAAGTATATAAAGCCGTTATTGAACATGGCATTAAGGATATCGATTCATTTTGGCAATGGAGAGAACAAAACCCGGATGAAGGCATTAATGGATACCCTGAATAG
- a CDS encoding SDR family oxidoreductase: MKTLCGEQPAPEDEKRIVEEIHRCIKVLETLADRSELLTKICEADRIALIKAAGKISRPDKAEIKKRNKDKKRQKRLAVVAKERRLRAQTGIRKAREASVFIAPPQLESPAVEGQAAAEYLDSPRNCYVCKAEFTLLHHFYDSMCPECAELNYQKRFQTASLEGQTAVITGSRLKIGYQATVMMLKAGARVIATTRFPKDSALRFSKEPDFDQWGHRLHIYGMDLRHIPSVELFCDHVKQTYRRLDILINNAAQTVRRPPGFYAHLMDTEQQEISLLPPEAAMLLGHYQDCVAQVTTGRPRDLGEEEALPVSWSGNAPGIGLRQSAQLSQIPYSYDHSIDMPQVFPKKALDADLQQVDLRKTNSWRLKLGEIETAEMLEIQLVNNVAPFVLCNRLAQMMKSDFTGQKHIVNVSAMEGKFLRFKKGSRHPHTNMAKAALNMLTHTAAEDLAKYGIYMNAVDTGWVTDEDPAQLAKLKQARHDFQPPLDIVDGAARICDPFFHGILTGKHWCGKFLKDYFPIDW, from the coding sequence GTGAAAACCCTTTGTGGGGAGCAACCCGCCCCGGAAGATGAAAAACGTATAGTAGAAGAGATTCACCGATGCATTAAGGTACTGGAAACCCTGGCGGACCGATCTGAGCTTTTGACAAAAATTTGTGAAGCGGACCGCATTGCTTTGATTAAGGCTGCCGGCAAAATATCCAGGCCGGATAAAGCTGAAATAAAAAAACGCAACAAAGATAAAAAGCGGCAGAAACGCCTTGCCGTTGTCGCAAAAGAACGGCGACTGAGAGCGCAAACCGGAATCAGGAAAGCCAGGGAAGCATCGGTGTTCATAGCGCCGCCCCAACTTGAGAGTCCTGCAGTTGAAGGTCAGGCTGCTGCAGAGTACCTTGATTCTCCCCGCAACTGCTATGTGTGCAAAGCTGAATTTACATTGCTCCACCATTTTTATGACAGCATGTGTCCTGAATGCGCAGAACTCAACTACCAAAAGCGGTTCCAGACCGCATCCCTTGAAGGACAGACTGCCGTCATCACAGGCTCCAGGCTTAAAATCGGCTACCAGGCCACGGTGATGATGCTCAAAGCCGGGGCCCGGGTGATTGCCACCACACGTTTTCCCAAGGACTCCGCCTTAAGATTTTCCAAAGAACCTGATTTTGACCAGTGGGGACACAGGCTCCATATCTACGGGATGGACCTGCGTCATATTCCCAGCGTGGAGCTGTTTTGTGATCATGTAAAACAGACATATCGGCGACTTGATATTTTAATCAATAATGCGGCCCAGACCGTTCGACGCCCACCTGGATTTTATGCCCATCTGATGGACACCGAACAACAAGAAATTTCATTGTTACCTCCTGAAGCGGCAATGCTTTTAGGTCATTACCAGGACTGCGTTGCCCAGGTGACAACAGGCCGTCCCCGCGATTTGGGTGAAGAAGAGGCGTTGCCGGTCTCCTGGAGCGGCAACGCCCCCGGCATCGGGCTGAGGCAATCGGCCCAACTCTCACAGATTCCCTATTCCTATGACCACAGTATAGATATGCCTCAGGTATTTCCCAAAAAGGCTCTGGATGCAGATCTTCAACAGGTGGATCTTCGAAAAACCAACTCCTGGCGACTGAAACTGGGAGAAATTGAAACGGCGGAGATGTTGGAAATTCAGCTGGTCAACAATGTGGCCCCGTTTGTGTTGTGCAACCGACTGGCCCAGATGATGAAATCTGACTTTACCGGTCAAAAACACATTGTCAATGTCTCGGCCATGGAAGGCAAATTCCTGCGCTTTAAAAAGGGCAGCCGCCATCCCCATACCAACATGGCCAAAGCGGCATTAAACATGCTCACTCATACGGCTGCCGAGGATCTTGCCAAATACGGCATTTACATGAATGCCGTGGATACCGGCTGGGTCACGGATGAGGACCCGGCACAGCTTGCCAAATTAAAACAAGCGCGCCATGATTTTCAGCCCCCGTTGGATATTGTGGACGGCGCGGCCCGGATCTGCGACCCGTTTTTCCACGGTATTTTAACGGGAAAACATTGGTGTGGGAAATTTTTAAAGGATTATTTTCCCATAGACTGGTAG
- a CDS encoding SDR family oxidoreductase — MDNLLKNKRILLVGGSSGIGLAVAKQAYKAGGELILASRNAAEKNNELVTAVGHNIETYSFDVTSENEIVTALEKIGKIDHLVITARPYITPALFVETNLKQAQQAFATKFWGQYQLIQKAHGQIRQNGSIIMTTGIAGEKIYKNFSTMAIINSAIEAFCRALAIELAPIRVNIVSPGFVTPKSSQVEKYAEQFPLGRIASPEEVADAYIYLMKSPYITGTTVVIDGGARLI, encoded by the coding sequence ATGGACAACTTGTTAAAAAATAAAAGAATACTCCTCGTTGGCGGCAGTTCCGGGATTGGGCTTGCTGTGGCAAAGCAGGCATACAAAGCCGGGGGGGAACTGATTTTAGCCTCCCGGAATGCGGCAGAAAAAAATAATGAATTAGTCACAGCTGTTGGCCATAATATTGAGACCTATTCATTTGATGTGACATCTGAAAATGAAATAGTCACAGCATTAGAAAAAATTGGAAAAATCGATCATCTTGTGATTACCGCAAGGCCGTATATAACTCCGGCTCTATTTGTCGAAACGAATCTCAAACAGGCACAACAGGCGTTTGCAACAAAGTTTTGGGGTCAGTATCAGCTTATACAGAAGGCACACGGTCAAATTCGTCAAAATGGCAGCATTATTATGACCACAGGCATTGCCGGTGAAAAGATTTACAAGAATTTTTCAACGATGGCCATTATCAACAGTGCCATAGAGGCATTCTGCCGGGCATTGGCAATTGAATTGGCGCCTATCAGGGTTAATATCGTAAGTCCTGGTTTTGTTACCCCTAAATCTTCGCAAGTAGAAAAATATGCTGAACAATTCCCTTTGGGTAGAATTGCGTCACCTGAAGAAGTAGCTGACGCATATATTTATTTGATGAAAAGTCCTTATATAACAGGAACAACTGTCGTGATTGATGGTGGGGCCAGGTTAATATAA
- a CDS encoding (Fe-S)-binding protein encodes MAETVIKLGRKKEASTFIDKVKEILPEGGNLNACLTCGACASGCPATGLADMDPRKFLRMAALGMDEEIVASDWPWMCTMCMRCIYVCPMQIDIPQLVFNARALRPREERPKGILGSCDAALKHDTGSAMGTSEEDFEFVVDDVLEEYREAQPEFEEMEAPIDKEGAEFFLNQNSREPVTEPDEMVPLWKILHTAGIDWTYGSKGWGGENYCMFLADDESWKHLTSTTIGQAKKLGCKTYLNTEUGHVTFSVRAGAKKFNIDTTDLEIKNIYEYYAKWIREGRLKPSSDWNKDLKIKFTVQDPCQIVRKSYGDPIADDLRFVVKSIVGEENFIDMQPNRSNNFCCGGGGGFLQSGFKDERLTYGKIKDQQIQATGADYCIAACHNCHAQIHELSEHYEAHYGVVHLWTLLCLSLGILGPNEREYLGDDLKEVAVFHPETEM; translated from the coding sequence ATGGCAGAAACTGTCATCAAACTGGGCCGAAAGAAAGAGGCCTCAACTTTTATCGACAAGGTTAAAGAGATTTTGCCCGAGGGCGGAAATCTTAATGCCTGCCTGACATGTGGCGCCTGCGCATCAGGCTGCCCGGCCACCGGGCTGGCAGACATGGATCCCCGAAAATTTCTGCGCATGGCTGCCCTGGGCATGGATGAGGAAATTGTCGCATCAGACTGGCCCTGGATGTGCACCATGTGCATGCGCTGCATCTATGTCTGTCCCATGCAGATTGATATTCCCCAGCTTGTTTTCAATGCCCGTGCTTTACGGCCCAGAGAAGAGCGGCCCAAAGGCATCTTGGGTTCCTGTGACGCGGCGTTGAAGCACGATACCGGTTCAGCCATGGGTACCTCAGAGGAAGATTTTGAATTTGTAGTTGATGATGTTCTCGAAGAATATAGGGAAGCCCAACCCGAATTTGAAGAGATGGAAGCCCCCATTGACAAAGAAGGTGCTGAATTCTTCCTGAACCAGAACTCCAGGGAACCGGTCACCGAACCCGACGAGATGGTACCCTTATGGAAAATTCTCCATACTGCAGGGATCGACTGGACATATGGCTCCAAGGGATGGGGTGGTGAAAACTATTGCATGTTTCTGGCAGATGACGAATCCTGGAAACATCTGACATCGACCACCATTGGTCAGGCCAAAAAGTTGGGGTGCAAAACGTACCTCAATACCGAGTGAGGGCACGTAACTTTCTCGGTCCGGGCCGGAGCGAAAAAATTCAACATTGATACGACAGATTTAGAAATCAAAAACATTTACGAATACTATGCAAAATGGATCCGTGAAGGTCGGCTGAAACCCAGCTCCGACTGGAACAAAGACCTGAAAATTAAATTCACGGTACAAGATCCCTGTCAGATTGTCAGAAAAAGCTATGGAGACCCCATTGCCGACGACCTGCGTTTTGTTGTGAAATCCATTGTTGGTGAAGAAAACTTCATTGACATGCAGCCCAACCGTTCCAACAACTTTTGTTGCGGCGGCGGCGGCGGATTTCTCCAGTCAGGCTTCAAAGACGAACGTTTGACTTACGGGAAGATCAAAGATCAGCAGATCCAGGCCACTGGTGCGGACTATTGTATTGCCGCCTGCCATAACTGCCATGCGCAGATTCATGAACTCAGCGAACATTACGAAGCACATTATGGCGTTGTCCATTTATGGACCCTGCTCTGTCTTTCTTTGGGTATTCTCGGACCCAATGAAAGAGAATACCTGGGAGATGATCTTAAAGAAGTAGCCGTCTTCCACCCTGAAACCGAAATGTAG
- a CDS encoding M15 family metallopeptidase — protein sequence MPHQNYNGHASVDRRTFLKLAGSAILSGTYLPLSSGLKTAWALEASQCQSHAPDQGVKDALVGARELTRDPKFLKIRFFDRDFKDDVFLPDNEMPLLLSIHLRFKRIQKQIGHANFCLAGFDDALTCARTYGNIGAFSSRELDFLEKLFHRSAGDYGFMGKRTIPRLTWQVPSGDTVKIQGSGNYLYKGKSQALYQDIRKKIGTEAVLTSGIRGVSKQFLLFLNKAVKSRGNLSMASRSLAPPGYSFHATGDFDMGEKGFGVDNFTEKFTRTRVYSRLSSLGYIRFRYGPKNHLGVRYEPWHVEVGG from the coding sequence ATGCCGCACCAAAATTATAACGGACATGCATCAGTGGATCGGAGAACATTTTTAAAACTTGCAGGATCAGCTATCCTTTCAGGAACATATCTGCCGCTTTCCAGTGGATTAAAAACGGCATGGGCGCTTGAGGCTTCTCAATGCCAATCACATGCCCCTGACCAGGGTGTCAAGGATGCGCTTGTGGGGGCCAGGGAATTAACCAGAGACCCAAAATTTTTAAAGATCCGTTTTTTTGATCGTGACTTCAAAGATGATGTTTTTTTGCCTGATAATGAAATGCCCCTTCTTTTATCAATCCATCTGCGTTTCAAACGTATCCAAAAACAGATCGGCCACGCTAACTTCTGTCTGGCCGGATTTGATGATGCCTTGACGTGTGCCCGGACCTATGGCAACATTGGCGCGTTTTCCAGCCGGGAACTTGATTTCCTTGAAAAGTTATTTCATCGCTCCGCCGGTGATTACGGCTTTATGGGGAAAAGAACGATTCCTCGTCTGACTTGGCAGGTGCCGTCGGGAGACACAGTAAAAATTCAAGGCTCGGGTAATTATCTTTACAAGGGTAAATCCCAAGCGTTGTATCAGGATATTCGGAAAAAAATCGGTACCGAGGCGGTTTTGACGTCAGGTATCCGGGGGGTGTCCAAGCAGTTTTTGCTTTTTTTAAACAAGGCGGTGAAAAGCCGGGGGAACTTGTCCATGGCCTCTCGATCTTTAGCGCCACCAGGTTATTCCTTTCATGCCACCGGAGATTTTGATATGGGAGAAAAAGGGTTTGGTGTAGATAATTTTACGGAAAAGTTTACCCGGACCCGGGTGTACAGCCGGCTGTCGAGCCTGGGTTATATTCGGTTCAGGTATGGGCCGAAAAATCATTTAGGTGTCAGATATGAACCCTGGCATGTTGAAGTTGGGGGCTAA
- a CDS encoding sugar transferase, producing the protein MNYRINLRKRILAKRITIQSGYKNNHVFFVRTFDFVFALFLVFPALFIIGIYYILYKIVNRQSGSFIYKGERLGMGKKIFQIYKIRTLSLVDEKKYYSKIFSPGSNSELKFGKFLRSTRLDELPQLFNILKGDMSLFGPRPLRQTIYLKNREHIPNYEMRFLVKPGLIGYAQLLTPHSAPKQIRALIDNHYVTIPRNPFGDVLFILWSSIVLCKNFAYEIFFTLKEMVLVIRYNFSLRNRRRMRRVKRKGIKGYITDCAFNKMSKKNVQVVDINNEDLCIMTDLDLDIDEEFCFCLEAVIDKKRNAKRKKAKCKSIVVKKRENKPGRNYKWSYVLAWVPVSAFNHYKIEQYILRQSIAKNMVV; encoded by the coding sequence ATGAACTATAGAATTAATCTAAGAAAACGCATACTTGCCAAACGAATTACCATCCAGAGTGGGTATAAAAATAATCACGTTTTTTTTGTGCGTACGTTTGATTTTGTTTTTGCCTTATTCTTGGTATTTCCAGCCCTTTTCATCATAGGAATCTATTACATTTTATATAAAATAGTTAATAGGCAAAGCGGTTCTTTTATTTATAAAGGAGAGCGGCTTGGTATGGGTAAGAAAATATTTCAAATTTACAAAATTCGGACGCTGTCACTGGTGGATGAAAAAAAATATTATTCAAAAATATTTTCACCCGGAAGTAATTCAGAATTGAAATTCGGCAAATTTTTACGAAGTACTCGGTTGGATGAACTTCCCCAATTATTTAATATTCTTAAAGGCGACATGAGTTTATTCGGTCCCAGACCTCTTAGACAGACTATTTATCTAAAAAACAGGGAGCATATTCCAAACTATGAAATGCGATTTCTGGTTAAGCCTGGCCTGATCGGGTATGCTCAGCTCTTGACGCCTCATTCTGCACCTAAACAAATCAGGGCACTTATTGATAATCATTATGTAACAATACCAAGAAATCCTTTTGGGGATGTTTTATTTATTTTATGGTCAAGTATTGTTCTTTGTAAAAATTTTGCATATGAAATTTTTTTTACCCTAAAAGAAATGGTATTAGTAATTCGATACAATTTCAGTTTACGGAACAGACGACGCATGAGAAGAGTAAAGAGAAAAGGGATAAAGGGGTATATAACAGATTGTGCCTTCAATAAAATGTCAAAAAAAAATGTTCAGGTAGTGGATATTAATAATGAGGATCTTTGCATTATGACCGACCTGGATCTCGATATAGATGAAGAGTTTTGTTTTTGTTTGGAAGCCGTAATTGACAAAAAGCGAAACGCCAAAAGAAAAAAAGCAAAATGTAAATCCATTGTCGTTAAAAAAAGAGAAAATAAGCCTGGGAGAAACTACAAATGGTCGTATGTTCTTGCGTGGGTCCCTGTATCCGCTTTTAATCACTATAAGATTGAGCAGTATATACTAAGACAGAGCATCGCAAAAAACATGGTGGTATAA
- a CDS encoding CpsD/CapB family tyrosine-protein kinase, translating to MKKVQNLAFESFDQIDNCRSLSFVAPHQGDGASTAAIATAISLFKNLASSVLLVDGNMDIPSLNSCLNIPLSPGLSDLLNNPTMPMDELIHKSNEGFDIITSGEKIDKWLFKMTSESFKQILTNMKKAYDYVLFDLSPVNRFPMINNIMKQFDGVVLVIACESTRWDVVQNMKEKLESSNANIVGFVLNKRKYYIPKWLYNFV from the coding sequence ATGAAAAAAGTGCAAAATCTCGCCTTTGAATCTTTTGATCAGATTGATAACTGCAGAAGCCTGTCCTTTGTTGCACCTCACCAGGGAGACGGTGCTTCAACTGCAGCCATTGCAACAGCAATATCATTGTTTAAAAACCTTGCGAGCAGTGTTTTACTTGTTGATGGCAATATGGATATACCGTCCCTAAATAGCTGTTTAAATATCCCCCTTTCACCAGGGCTCAGTGATCTTTTGAATAATCCCACTATGCCGATGGATGAATTGATTCATAAAAGTAATGAAGGATTTGATATTATTACAAGCGGGGAAAAGATTGATAAGTGGCTCTTTAAAATGACCTCTGAATCATTTAAACAGATACTGACAAATATGAAAAAAGCCTATGATTATGTGCTGTTTGATTTGAGCCCTGTTAATAGATTTCCCATGATCAATAATATTATGAAACAGTTTGACGGTGTTGTCCTTGTCATTGCATGTGAATCGACAAGATGGGATGTTGTGCAGAACATGAAGGAAAAGCTGGAATCCTCTAATGCAAATATTGTGGGTTTTGTTTTGAATAAAAGAAAATATTATATTCCCAAATGGCTTTACAATTTTGTTTGA
- a CDS encoding polysaccharide biosynthesis/export family protein, with amino-acid sequence MSKEMFGKQTASLESTDIFPVYRIMPGDVLDLLFQIAVSSDKDFKLMPQDDIEIKFPDLPELDNEQRIRPDGKITLPYIGEVKADGNMPRQLEKTLKDLYSKILNDPELYILVKEYGAKIHELKEAIQDPPRGQSKLIRVRNDGYATFPVVGEVNVYNKTLSQITKTLNEKFHKVTEDIQINLLLHESASARVCIIGAVQNPGFYPINKPVTVVEAISLAGGFRDDAKLETVLAIRRDGDKMRHRMIDLRKILASDPEVFHTFISMNDIVYVPRTRLSHASQVAREIGDIIFYQGWSGVSFSYSLDEED; translated from the coding sequence ATGTCCAAAGAAATGTTTGGCAAACAGACCGCAAGCTTGGAAAGTACGGATATTTTTCCTGTCTACAGGATTATGCCGGGTGATGTGCTTGATCTCCTATTCCAGATAGCCGTATCTTCAGATAAAGATTTTAAACTCATGCCCCAGGATGATATTGAAATTAAGTTTCCGGATTTACCGGAGCTTGATAACGAGCAACGGATCAGGCCTGATGGAAAAATAACACTGCCGTATATTGGAGAAGTAAAAGCGGACGGCAATATGCCAAGGCAGTTAGAAAAAACCTTAAAGGATCTTTATTCCAAGATACTAAATGATCCTGAATTATATATCCTTGTTAAAGAATATGGCGCCAAGATACATGAATTAAAAGAAGCAATCCAGGACCCGCCAAGGGGGCAAAGCAAATTAATCCGTGTGAGGAACGATGGGTATGCGACATTTCCTGTTGTTGGAGAGGTAAACGTATATAATAAAACATTATCCCAAATTACTAAAACTCTGAATGAAAAATTTCATAAAGTGACAGAGGATATTCAGATAAACCTGTTGCTGCATGAGTCTGCAAGTGCCCGGGTTTGCATCATCGGGGCGGTTCAAAATCCTGGATTTTATCCGATAAACAAGCCTGTTACCGTTGTAGAGGCCATCTCCCTGGCAGGGGGATTCCGGGACGATGCGAAGCTTGAGACGGTTCTTGCAATCAGACGGGACGGGGATAAAATGAGGCATCGTATGATTGATCTTAGAAAAATTCTTGCCTCTGATCCTGAGGTTTTTCATACATTCATAAGCATGAATGATATTGTTTATGTACCTAGAACCCGGTTGTCTCATGCATCCCAGGTGGCAAGAGAAATTGGTGATATAATCTTCTACCAGGGATGGTCCGGCGTCAGTTTTAGTTATAGTTTGGATGAGGAAGATTAA
- the aroF gene encoding 3-deoxy-7-phosphoheptulonate synthase, with translation MKLILEPTITDAQQTAISASLATDGCIINRITDADRQVIGITATRVKRNVEDYADLDGVETAVPISSAYKLVSREFKTQDTLVKAKEITVGGDRIAIIAGPCSVESLDQAMTIAKKVKKYGAILFQGGAYKPRSSPYSFQGLEKEGLKILAQVREETGLGVVTEMTSTTQAELMEKYVDVVQIGARNMQNFELLKCAGKMSKPVLLKRGLAATIQEWLMSAEYIAAGGNTNIILCERGIRTFEPYTRNTLDLSAIPILKKLTHLPIVIDPSHATGIREKVAPMARAAVAAGADALMIEVHNNPDNGLSDGAESLSPEQFGNLTRDIYVIAPVVGKQLDFDYLKKKELIPAAHTQNAAACAITGEPGTYSHKACLSYFGNDVAPVAMMSFKEVFTAVKNNTASYGIVPVENSLSGSVHENYDLLQTHNLKIIGEITIRIKHALITHPKTDVSSIKTILAPAHAIAQCQNYLVQMTTTEILPVRTGVSAVNQAKELDPSVAAIGPALAAEIFDMTVAHESIEDNPMNYTRFAVIAREFTGHKKADKTFIIFSTGNRPGALLEVMQVFSDHHINLVKLESRPVAGKPWEYLFYAELEADLDDRGSNPVMDALAKRVETLKVLGRY, from the coding sequence ATGAAACTGATACTTGAACCGACTATAACAGACGCACAGCAGACAGCCATTAGCGCGTCCCTGGCCACTGACGGATGTATTATAAACCGGATAACAGACGCCGACAGACAGGTCATCGGTATCACAGCTACAAGGGTAAAGCGAAATGTCGAAGATTATGCAGATCTTGATGGAGTGGAGACGGCTGTACCCATTTCCTCGGCCTACAAACTTGTCAGCCGGGAGTTTAAGACACAAGACACCCTAGTCAAGGCCAAAGAGATAACCGTGGGCGGTGACCGTATCGCCATCATTGCAGGCCCCTGCAGTGTTGAAAGTTTGGACCAGGCCATGACCATTGCAAAAAAAGTAAAAAAATACGGGGCCATCCTGTTCCAGGGCGGGGCGTATAAACCCCGATCTTCACCCTATTCGTTCCAAGGACTTGAGAAAGAAGGTTTAAAAATTCTGGCCCAGGTCCGGGAAGAGACCGGCCTTGGCGTGGTGACGGAAATGACCTCAACGACCCAGGCGGAGCTGATGGAAAAATATGTGGACGTGGTCCAGATCGGGGCCCGGAACATGCAGAACTTTGAATTACTCAAATGTGCCGGTAAAATGAGCAAGCCCGTGCTACTCAAACGCGGCCTTGCGGCCACCATCCAGGAGTGGCTCATGTCTGCCGAATATATTGCCGCCGGGGGCAACACCAATATCATCCTGTGTGAGCGGGGTATCAGAACTTTTGAGCCCTATACCCGTAACACCCTGGACCTGTCTGCCATCCCGATTTTAAAAAAGCTTACCCACCTGCCCATTGTCATTGATCCCAGCCATGCCACCGGCATCCGTGAAAAGGTGGCGCCCATGGCCCGGGCTGCAGTGGCAGCCGGGGCCGATGCCCTAATGATTGAGGTGCATAACAATCCGGACAATGGCCTTTCCGATGGTGCTGAAAGCCTTTCTCCTGAACAATTCGGCAATCTGACCAGAGATATTTATGTGATTGCGCCTGTGGTTGGCAAACAACTGGATTTTGATTACCTGAAAAAAAAGGAACTTATCCCTGCCGCCCATACTCAGAATGCAGCGGCCTGTGCCATCACCGGGGAACCGGGAACTTATTCACACAAGGCCTGCCTCTCCTATTTCGGAAATGATGTCGCCCCAGTGGCCATGATGTCATTCAAAGAGGTCTTTACTGCCGTTAAGAACAACACCGCATCCTATGGTATTGTGCCTGTGGAAAACTCCCTGTCCGGATCCGTCCACGAAAACTATGATCTGCTCCAAACCCACAATCTGAAAATTATTGGTGAAATCACCATCCGTATTAAACATGCGCTGATCACCCATCCTAAGACAGACGTTTCGTCGATCAAAACCATCCTTGCCCCGGCCCATGCCATTGCCCAATGCCAAAACTACCTGGTACAGATGACAACCACTGAAATTTTACCTGTGCGCACGGGCGTCTCTGCCGTAAACCAGGCCAAGGAACTCGATCCGTCAGTGGCCGCCATTGGTCCTGCCCTTGCTGCTGAAATTTTTGACATGACCGTTGCCCACGAATCCATTGAAGATAACCCCATGAATTACACGCGATTTGCCGTGATTGCCAGGGAATTTACAGGACATAAAAAGGCAGACAAAACCTTTATTATCTTTTCAACCGGCAACCGTCCGGGCGCTCTGCTTGAAGTGATGCAGGTTTTCAGCGACCACCATATCAATCTGGTTAAACTGGAATCACGGCCCGTGGCCGGTAAGCCTTGGGAATACCTGTTTTATGCAGAATTAGAAGCTGATCTTGATGACAGGGGTTCCAATCCAGTGATGGACGCCCTTGCAAAAAGGGTGGAAACCCTGAAGGTACTGGGACGATACTGA